Proteins from a genomic interval of Ptychodera flava strain L36383 chromosome 7, AS_Pfla_20210202, whole genome shotgun sequence:
- the LOC139136717 gene encoding fibroblast growth factor receptor homolog 1-like, with the protein MLLFLNAILLAQFTMSGSIHFTEWPQNTIGIIGDDMELTCSFGDWISEDLRWVKLSPIPYNISLNYTVYNESHYVVGDSGTGVYNLQIMNTNEEDAGDYSCEAIGNEVLQSSAKLFLVDKRPTCAVDPAGESVKAGESTKFSCSINEAATPLELVWRENGDTVASQGNSLLREYTKTFDRSENGAELACGLEHSTVSEPLLCEETFTMDVQYLPSVTVTVRNGSTTGHVIEGGYFSVECVVVLESNPECDSFTWLVNGKTISSDQRLEFNGIHRSQGGYYKCRGIVRFYDGSDDHGESLPGLTISVEYPPDVQTEQRVERREGQSAALSCTPTANPNVDTVGWILLNGDKKSGRTLSFTDLTRDMSGYYTCEASNTFYDGSIGTGSSRTYLDVHFGPSVQRYKSDDTVKADIGSTAILACAMTANPTPSFTWQKSGRDIDSTFEEITEGTTTTSVFTISSVTKSDYGDYTCTASNVVSSDICKIKLVQKGLSASTKAIIGVVCVLIIIIGIGAAIGYYIYRRRKYTQNQQSNGGQEEELRYENIEENDRGNSEEKGGYEEFEFKQEGQVKGDDQGQYQPLDFTRSEQDSTYMSLEAKFKSLKKPVSGTTNKYMTADELSRTFPREHISMLNVIGEGSFGRVTKATATDIADKEGKTVVAVKTVKNKSSDDYKKKLDLELDILKCIGTHKNVVCLLGCCTQAEPVYIIMEFMTQGNLQKYLRDYRSEKTGVYANADSKSWVIQGKDLISFASQIASGMEYLASKSFVHGELTARSILVTDDHRMCKISNIGLRGDTNIEKKRLKETRLPIRWFAPETLKSGEYSSVSDVWSFGIVLWEISTLGFTPYPNGESVGKVKEFIKKGFRMKRPTYCDVKLYSVMKKCWAENKTERPSFPKLVIELDSMAKSSEIYIDVQKACADSPKYIKASTANEKC; encoded by the exons ATGTTGTTGTTCTTAAATGCCATATTACTGGCACAATTCACAATGTCAG GATCGATACATTTTACCGAGTGGCCCCAAAATACCATTGGAATTATCGGTGATGACATGGAACTGACTTGCTCCTTCGGTGACTGGATCTCTGAAGATCTCCGTTGGGTCAAACTAAGTCCCATTCCATATAACATTTCACTGAATTACACTGTCTACAACGAAAGTCACTACGTAGTCGGTGATTCTGGAACGGGAGTATACAACCTGCAAATTATGAATACAAACGAAGAAGACGCGGGAGACTACTCATGTGAAGCGATTGGGAATGAAGTGCTGCAATCGTCTGCCAAGCTTTTCCTCGTAG ATAAACGCCCGACATGTGCGGTGGATCCTGCAGGAGAGTCTGTAAAGGCGGGCGAAAGCACAAAGTTTAGCTGTTCCATCAACGAGGCAGCTACTCCATTGGAACTGGTATGGCGTGAGAACGGCGATACTGTCGCCAGTCAGGGAAATTCTCTATTACGTGAATATACCAAAACGTTTGATCGGTCGGAAAACGGCGCTGAACTGGCCTGTGGGTTAGAACATTCCACGGTGTCTGAGCCTCTGCTTTGTGAGGAAACCTTTACAATGGATGTTCAAT ACTTACCCAGTGTTACTGTGACAGTCAGAAACGGCAGCACCACGGGTCACGTGATCGAGGGAGGATATTTCTCCGTAGAATGTGTAGTAGTCTTGGAATCCAACCCAGAATGTGACAGTTTCACGTGGCTTGTCAACGGGAAGACGATTTCATCGGATCAACGGTTGGAATTCAACGGAATTCACAGAAGTCAGGGAGGGTACTACAAGTGTCGGGGAATAGTAAGGTTTTATGATGGGAGCGATGACCACGGAGAAAGTTTACCAGGCTTGACCATATCAGTTGAAT ATCCACCAGATGTGCAGACGGAACAGCGCGTGGAACGTAGAGAGGGCCAGAGTGCGGCGCTGTCCTGTACCCCTACGGCCAATCCAAATGTGGACACCGTCGGTTGGATTTTGCTCAACGGTGACAAGAAGTCTGGCAGAACTCTTTCCTTTACAGACTTGACCAGGGATATGTCAGGTTATTACACTTGTGAGGCTAGCAACACTTTCTATGATGGTAGCATTGGTACTGGCAGCAGCAGAACATATCTAGACGTACATT TTGGACCATCAGTTCAACGATACAAATCCGATGACACGGTGAAGGCAGACATCGGTTCCACTGCAATTCTCGCCTGTGCCATGACAGCAAATCCAACGCCATCTTTTACATGGCAGAAAAGTGGCAGAGACATCGACAGTACATTTGAAGAAATCACAGAAGGAACCACAACGACTAGTGTGTTTACAATTAGTAGCGTTACAAAATCAGATTATGGGGATTATACTTGTACAGCGTCCAACGTCGTGTCCAGCgatatttgcaaaattaaattagTGCAGAAAGGACTGTCAGCGTCGACTAAAG CCATTATTGGGGTAGTTTGTGTCCTAATCATCATTATTGGAATCGGTGCCGCCATTGGATATTATATATACAGAAGGAGGAAATACACACAG AACCAACAATCAAATGGAGGACAAGAAGAAGAATTgagatatgaaaatattgaagag AACGATCGAGGCAACAGCGAAGAGAAAGGTGGCTATGAAGAATTTGAATTTAAACAG GAGGGTCAAGTTAAAGGTGATGATCAGGGTCAATATCAGCCTTTAGATTTTACACGTTCTGAACAG GATAGCACATACATGTCTTTGGAAGCAAAGTTCAAGTCACTTAAGAAACCTGTGTCAGGTACCACGAACAAGTACATGACAGCTGATGAACTGTCTCGTACATTCCCGCGTGAACACATTTCCATGTTAAACGTCATCGGTGAGGGCTCGTTCGGCCGAGTCACTAAGGCAACAGCGACTGATATCGCCGATAAGGAAGGGAAGACGGTAGTGGCTGTGAAGACTGTTAAGA ACAAATCATCagatgactataaaaagaaactGGATTTAGAATTGGACATCTTGAAGTGCATTGGAACTCATAAAAATGTAGTGTGTCTCCTAGGATGCTGTACTCAAGCTG AGCCTGTTTACATCATAATGGAGTTTATGACCCAAggaaatctgcagaaatatctGAGGGACTACAGGAGCGAGAAGACTGGTGTTTACGCCAACGCAGATAGCAAGTCGTGGGTCATCCAGGGCAAAGATCTCATCTCATTTGCAAGTCAAATTGCCAGCGGAATGGAATATCTTGCTTCGAAGTCG TTTGTACATGGGGAACTTACAGCCAGAAGCATACTCGTCACAGATGACCATCGTATGTGTAAAATATCCAACATTGGTCTCAGAGGGGATACGAACATTGAAAAGAAACGCTTGAAGGAG ACACGTCTTCCGATACGATGGTTTGCGCCAGAAACGCTGAAGTCTGGAGAATATtcctcagtgagtgacgtatggTCGTTCGGCATTGTCCTGTGGGAGATTTCTACTTTAG GTTTTACACCATACCCAAACGGTGAAAGTGTTGGTAAAGTAAAGGAGTTCATAAAAAAGGGATTTCGAATGAAACGACCCACCTACTGTGATGTCAAACT GTACTCTGTCATGAAGAAATGTTGGGctgaaaacaaaactgaaagacCGTCGTTTCCAAAACTTGTTATTGAACTTGATAGCATGGCAAAGAGCAGCGAG ATCTACATCGACGTGCAAAAGGCATGTGCTGACTCTCCGAAATACATAAAAGCATCGACCGCAAATGAGAAATGTTAG
- the LOC139136720 gene encoding LOW QUALITY PROTEIN: something about silencing protein 10-like (The sequence of the model RefSeq protein was modified relative to this genomic sequence to represent the inferred CDS: deleted 2 bases in 1 codon; substituted 1 base at 1 genomic stop codon): protein MPKRRRTKGKFGKPKQGTYDSDDERAYQDMKQPDPESREYMYDEVDEFHANKEKILLDDPGGLAPADSSSDEEEVFGLQQDDDDDEEVADMSSDELEGQDDEKIPDAKAWGKKKSVFYNTDYVDDDLPGVSGSEEEDAQNEEEREALALQQRMAETLEDEDFGMELFKSQAKPVTETPSTKDQEKVIKDLTKLSKREKLELLKKESPELLELIEDFKMKLREVIDKLQPLMNFVKEGRIGGKGATYIQTKFQLYLNYCINISFYMILKSRHTPVHNHPVIKRLVAFRNLIKQLEPLDKQLEGEIDSLLNGDKNVAETENINAPSVKKSVKIAVKKRVKKEKKKLSELSDKDAVEKTENVKKNKKKRKATEGTFTADELEALNYYTEMKKLAKERKLNKDVEDRESHEIPAEEAIEETEEXRAITYEISKNKGLTPKRKKLYRNPRVKHREKFRKAKIRRKGQVREVRRETERYGGEVSGIRAGVIKSIKLKT, encoded by the exons GTAAATTTGGTAAACCCAAACAAGGTACAtatgacagtgatgatgagaGGGCATACCAGGATATGAAACAGCCAGACCCTGAATCCAGGGAATACATGTATGATGAAGTCGATGAATTCCATGCCAACAAAGAGAAAATCTTATTAGATGATCCTGGAGGTCTGGCACCAGCAGATTCCAGTTCAGATGAAGAG GAGGTCTTTGGGTTGCAAcaagatgatgacgatgatgaagaGGTGGCTGATATGTCAAGTGATGAATTGGAAGGACAAGATGATGAGAAGATACCAGATGCAAAGGCTTGGGGCAAGAAGAAATCTGTCTTCTACAATACAGACTATGTTGATGATGATCTACCAG GAGTGAGTGGATCTGAGGAAGAAGATGCACAGAATGAGGAAGAGAGGGAAGCCCTTGCATTGCAGCAAAGAATGGCTGAGACACTGGAAGATGAAGATTTTGGAATGGAGTTATTCAAA AGCCAAGCCAAACCAGTTACAGAAACTCCAAGTACAAAAGACCAAGAGAAAGTCATCAAGGATTTGACAAAGTTATCAAAACGTGAAAAACTAGAG TTATTGAAAAAAGAATCCCCAGAGTTGCTTGAACTGATTGAAGATTTCAAAATGAAG CTGAGAGAAGTTATTGACAAGCTGCAACCTCTGATGAACTTTGTCAAGGAAGGTAGAATTGGAGGAAAGGGAGCAACttacatacaaacaaaatttcaactttatcTAAA TTACTGTATcaatatcagtttttacatgattttgaaatctcGACACACTCCAGTACACAACCACCCAGTGATAAAAAGACTTGTGGCATTCCGAAAT CTTATTAAACAACTAGAACCTTTAGATAAACAACTTGAAGGAGAGATTGACAGCTTACTGAATGGAGACAAAAATGTTGCAGAGACTGAAAACATTAATGCGCCATCGGTGAAGAAAAGTGTTAAAATTGCTGTGAAGAAAAGagtgaaaaaagagaaaaagaaattgtCAGAATTATCGGATAAAGATGCCGTGGAGAAAACTGAAAATGTAAAGAAG AATAAAAAGAAGAGGAAAGCCACTGAAGGTACATTTACAGCTGATGAACTTGAAGCATTGAACTACTACACTGAGATGAAAAAATTGGCAAAGGAAAGGAAACTGAATAAAGATGTTGAAGACAG AGAATCACATGAAATTCCTGCAGAGGAAGCAATTGAAGAAACTGAAGAAT AAAGAGCAATTACATATGAG ATATCCAAGAATAAGGGTCTGACACCAAAACGGAAGAAACTGTACCGCAATCCAAGAGTCAAGCACCGTGAGAAATTCAGAAAAGCTAAAATCAGAAGGAAGGGTCAG GTGCGTGAGGTACGAAGAGAGACGGAACGCTATGGTGGTGAGGTGTCTGGTATACGTGCTGGGGTCATCAAAAGTATTAAACTCAAAACATAG